One genomic segment of Chitinophaga sancti includes these proteins:
- the purD gene encoding phosphoribosylamine--glycine ligase codes for MKILLLGSGGREHALAWKMTQSTLCEQLFIAPGNAGTAQYGQNVDFAVSDFEKIRVFCLKNAITLVVPGSEEPLVKGIYDFFQQDEALKHIPVMGPSAYAAQLEGSKAFAKQFMSRHNIPTAAYREFDESTYEEGVAYLRQHSTPIVLKADGLAAGKGVVILEDREAAVIEFTQMIREAKFGDASKKVVVEQFLSGIELSVFVLTDGKSYQLLPSAKDYKRIGEGDTGLNTGGMGAVSPVPFADKAFMDQVVEQVIKPTVDGLAKENIVYNGFIFFGLIKVDGAPFVIEYNCRMGDPETEVVMPRLQNDLLELFQSVIDGKLSAQKIYEDSRVATTVMLVAGGYPEAYEKGKVITNIPAPTQDQLVFQAGTKVAGGEILTNGGRVLTITSLASDLGIALSHSRQTAESIDFEGKYYRRDIGFEFV; via the coding sequence ATGAAGATTTTACTATTAGGAAGTGGTGGCCGGGAACACGCCCTGGCCTGGAAAATGACTCAAAGCACTTTATGTGAGCAGTTGTTCATCGCTCCCGGAAATGCGGGTACTGCCCAATATGGACAGAATGTTGATTTCGCGGTGTCCGACTTCGAAAAAATAAGGGTTTTCTGTCTTAAAAATGCCATTACCCTGGTAGTACCTGGTTCTGAAGAACCCCTGGTAAAAGGGATCTACGATTTCTTCCAGCAGGACGAAGCTTTGAAACACATCCCAGTGATGGGACCTTCTGCATATGCCGCTCAACTGGAGGGCAGTAAGGCATTTGCAAAGCAGTTCATGAGCCGTCACAATATTCCAACTGCCGCCTACAGGGAGTTTGACGAGAGCACCTACGAAGAAGGGGTTGCTTACCTTCGTCAGCATTCCACCCCAATTGTACTCAAGGCCGATGGTTTGGCTGCCGGTAAGGGTGTAGTGATCCTGGAAGACCGCGAAGCTGCGGTGATTGAATTCACCCAGATGATCCGCGAGGCGAAGTTTGGTGATGCCAGCAAAAAAGTTGTTGTAGAACAATTCCTTTCTGGCATAGAATTATCTGTATTTGTGCTCACGGATGGTAAAAGCTATCAGCTGCTGCCTTCCGCGAAAGACTATAAACGTATTGGAGAGGGCGATACCGGCCTGAATACTGGTGGTATGGGTGCTGTTTCCCCTGTTCCATTTGCTGACAAAGCATTTATGGACCAGGTGGTAGAACAGGTGATCAAACCTACGGTAGACGGGTTAGCCAAAGAGAACATTGTCTACAACGGCTTTATTTTCTTTGGGTTGATCAAAGTAGATGGAGCGCCATTTGTGATAGAATACAACTGTCGCATGGGTGATCCTGAAACGGAGGTGGTAATGCCTCGCCTGCAAAATGACCTGCTGGAGCTGTTTCAGTCAGTGATAGACGGTAAGCTGTCTGCACAAAAAATTTACGAGGATAGCCGTGTGGCAACCACAGTAATGCTGGTAGCCGGAGGGTATCCGGAAGCGTATGAGAAGGGTAAGGTCATTACCAACATTCCTGCCCCAACGCAGGATCAGCTGGTATTCCAGGCAGGTACAAAGGTTGCAGGTGGTGAGATCCTCACCAATGGCGGTCGGGTACTTACCATCACTTCACTGGCTTCTGATCTGGGTATTGCGTTGTCGCATAGCCGGCAAACAGCAGAATCTATTGATTTTGAAGGCAAATATTACAGGAGGGATATTGGATTCGAGTTCGTGTAA
- the moaC gene encoding cyclic pyranopterin monophosphate synthase MoaC, which yields MSNDSSNEGFSHLNAADQPTMVDVSGKMVTERIAVAESRVFLPEVIRQQFSGSDIHTKKGAVFQTAIIAGIMAAKKTPDLIPLCHTLLLEGCKVDITMEGEEAVVRCTIKTTGRTGVEMEALTGASIAALTIYDMCKAFSHGMEIRQTKLISKTGGKRDF from the coding sequence ATGAGCAATGATTCAAGTAATGAAGGTTTTTCTCACCTGAATGCAGCAGATCAACCTACTATGGTGGATGTAAGTGGCAAGATGGTGACGGAAAGAATTGCGGTTGCGGAAAGCAGGGTCTTTTTGCCCGAAGTAATCCGGCAGCAATTCAGTGGCAGCGATATTCATACAAAGAAAGGCGCAGTGTTTCAGACAGCGATCATAGCTGGTATTATGGCGGCAAAAAAAACGCCTGATCTGATACCGCTTTGTCATACCTTATTGCTGGAAGGTTGTAAGGTAGATATCACTATGGAAGGAGAGGAAGCAGTCGTGAGATGTACGATCAAAACTACCGGCAGAACGGGTGTGGAGATGGAAGCACTGACGGGTGCCAGCATTGCAGCATTGACGATCTATGATATGTGCAAGGCTTTCTCTCATGGCATGGAGATCAGGCAAACAAAATTGATCAGTAAAACAGGTGGTAAAAGAGATTTCTGA
- a CDS encoding rod shape-determining protein, with protein sequence MGFFNFLTQEIAIDLGTANTLIIHNDQVVVDEPSIVAIERASGKIVAVGKKAMMMHEKTHEYLRTIRPLKDGVIADFNAAEGMLREMIKLVYPKKPLFSPSWRMVICIPSSITEVEKRAVRDSAEQAGAKEVFLIHEPMAAALGIGIDVEEPVGNMIIDIGGGTTGISVIALAGIVCDQSIRIAGDEFTADIMEALRRYHSLLIGERTAEQIKIQIGSALKELDNPPDDVAVNGRDLVTGIPKQIMVSYQEVAEALDKSIFKIEEAILKALETTPPELAADIYRRGLYLTGGGALLRGLDKRLTQKIKLPVHVADDPLRAVVRGTGIALKHVGKYPFLMQ encoded by the coding sequence ATGGGGTTCTTTAATTTTTTAACACAGGAAATAGCGATTGACTTAGGTACAGCTAATACGCTGATCATTCACAATGACCAGGTGGTAGTGGATGAACCTTCCATTGTTGCTATAGAGCGCGCTAGCGGGAAAATTGTGGCTGTTGGTAAGAAAGCCATGATGATGCACGAGAAGACACATGAATACCTGCGCACCATTCGTCCCCTGAAAGATGGTGTTATCGCGGACTTCAATGCAGCAGAAGGTATGCTTCGTGAAATGATCAAACTGGTGTATCCAAAGAAGCCTTTGTTCTCTCCCAGCTGGCGTATGGTAATTTGCATTCCATCCAGCATTACAGAAGTAGAAAAACGCGCCGTACGCGACTCTGCCGAGCAGGCGGGCGCTAAGGAAGTGTTCCTGATACATGAACCGATGGCCGCTGCGCTGGGTATCGGTATTGACGTAGAAGAGCCGGTAGGTAACATGATCATCGATATCGGAGGTGGTACCACCGGTATTAGCGTGATCGCCCTCGCTGGTATTGTGTGCGACCAGAGTATCCGTATCGCCGGTGACGAGTTCACTGCCGATATCATGGAAGCCCTGCGCCGCTATCATAGCCTGCTGATTGGTGAAAGAACTGCTGAGCAGATCAAGATCCAGATCGGTTCTGCACTGAAAGAACTGGACAACCCACCAGATGATGTAGCAGTAAATGGACGTGACCTCGTAACCGGTATTCCTAAACAGATCATGGTATCTTACCAGGAAGTAGCTGAAGCGTTGGACAAATCCATCTTCAAGATCGAAGAAGCTATCCTGAAAGCATTGGAAACAACTCCTCCCGAACTGGCTGCCGATATCTACCGCAGAGGTTTATATCTGACCGGTGGTGGTGCATTGTTGCGCGGTCTCGACAAACGCCTGACCCAGAAGATCAAATTGCCCGTTCACGTGGCAGACGATCCACTGCGCGCCGTGGTAAGAGGTACCGGTATCGCACTGAAACACGTAGGTAAGTATCCGTTCCTAATGCAATAA
- a CDS encoding peptide MFS transporter, which produces MTQSAVEQPVSTPKQKGGHHKGLYVLFFTEMWERFGYYLMIGIFFLYLIDPTANGGKGFDTAHASDLVGSYIALVYLSPFIGGLMADRYLGYRKAVILGGALLAAGYFTLAFPGELAMYMALTLIIIGNGFFKPNIGTILGNIYNREDLKPKKDIAYNIFYMGVNIGAFICNFVAAYLRNHYGWGHAFTAAGIGMLIGLAIFISKSKVIAEGDIRKPVQKDDMPMSKILGLVLLPAFIAAILGYFMYKFLGHPLFGTPSIDAFMFACVPIVIFYIRLYTTANKEDKRGLGALLAFFAVAIVFWVIYNQNSTGLTIWADQYTDRSMSEGVEKIAKPMGMLQTVTTEPHAVTQIDAQFRAITDGHGNTITVQGADPYFQNLPKDKWPASGKMQLISTEIFQSANPGFIVLFTLLVLGLFGWLAKRGKEPTTPMKVAMGIFIAGLSSLLMIVAASMTNVYVDKSSMAFLVGTYAIFTVGEILVSPIGLSMVSKLSPPRLTALMMGGWYLVNSIAGKVAGMMATFWDNFTDKKVYFMILTVAAAIAFVVMLMISKWIAGVVKEKTGSY; this is translated from the coding sequence ATGACTCAATCTGCTGTTGAGCAGCCTGTAAGTACACCAAAACAAAAAGGCGGCCATCACAAAGGCCTTTATGTTCTTTTTTTTACTGAGATGTGGGAGCGCTTCGGGTATTACCTGATGATCGGGATCTTCTTCCTATACCTGATAGATCCAACCGCTAATGGCGGTAAAGGCTTCGATACTGCCCACGCTTCTGATCTTGTAGGTTCGTACATTGCATTGGTATACCTCTCGCCGTTCATAGGGGGATTAATGGCCGACAGATATCTCGGCTATCGTAAAGCGGTTATTTTAGGGGGCGCCCTGCTTGCCGCCGGTTATTTTACACTGGCCTTCCCCGGGGAATTAGCCATGTATATGGCCCTGACCCTGATCATTATCGGAAATGGCTTCTTTAAACCAAACATCGGCACCATTCTCGGGAACATCTACAACAGAGAAGACCTTAAACCTAAGAAAGACATTGCCTACAACATCTTTTACATGGGTGTAAATATCGGTGCCTTTATTTGCAACTTCGTCGCTGCTTACCTGCGTAACCACTATGGCTGGGGCCACGCTTTTACCGCTGCCGGCATAGGTATGCTGATAGGTCTGGCCATCTTCATCTCCAAATCCAAAGTGATTGCTGAAGGTGATATCCGCAAACCAGTACAGAAAGATGATATGCCAATGAGCAAAATCCTCGGACTGGTATTGCTGCCAGCTTTCATCGCTGCTATACTGGGTTACTTCATGTACAAATTCCTCGGGCATCCGCTATTTGGTACACCATCCATCGATGCATTCATGTTTGCCTGTGTACCTATCGTTATTTTCTACATTCGCCTGTATACTACTGCTAATAAAGAAGATAAACGAGGACTGGGTGCGCTGTTGGCCTTCTTTGCAGTAGCGATCGTGTTCTGGGTGATCTACAACCAGAACAGCACCGGTTTGACAATCTGGGCAGATCAGTATACGGATCGTTCTATGTCAGAAGGTGTTGAAAAAATTGCGAAACCAATGGGTATGCTGCAAACTGTGACAACTGAGCCACACGCCGTCACCCAGATTGATGCACAATTTCGTGCCATAACTGATGGTCATGGCAATACCATTACTGTACAGGGTGCAGATCCTTACTTCCAGAACCTGCCAAAGGACAAATGGCCAGCCAGCGGCAAAATGCAACTGATTTCAACAGAGATCTTCCAATCTGCCAACCCTGGGTTTATTGTATTATTCACATTGTTAGTCCTCGGATTGTTCGGATGGCTCGCCAAGAGAGGCAAAGAACCCACTACACCTATGAAGGTGGCAATGGGTATCTTCATTGCCGGCCTGTCGTCTTTACTGATGATCGTGGCAGCATCTATGACGAATGTATATGTAGATAAGAGTTCTATGGCCTTCCTGGTAGGTACCTATGCCATCTTCACCGTGGGTGAAATATTGGTAAGTCCGATCGGATTATCTATGGTATCCAAGTTATCCCCTCCACGCCTTACGGCACTGATGATGGGTGGCTGGTACCTGGTGAACTCCATTGCCGGAAAAGTGGCTGGTATGATGGCTACTTTCTGGGATAACTTCACCGACAAAAAGGTGTATTTCATGATCCTGACCGTAGCTGCAGCCATTGCATTTGTAGTCATGCTGATGATCAGTAAGTGGATTGCCGGTGTTGTAAAAGAGAAGACAGGATCTTATTAA
- a CDS encoding molybdopterin molybdotransferase MoeA, with product MDVIAAYAAVMGIARDFGMEQVPFTSATGRVLREPVLSDRDFPPYDRVMMDGIAINFEAYSKGQIVFGVEDMQAAGMPRKQLGSMADCLEVMTGAILPELTDTVIQYEHLEVSEHDGFRRFTIKAGVAQGQHIHRQGADAAAGQVLIAAGTRITAAETGVLAAVGKSMVSVSRLPKVAIITTGDELVPVSEIPDIHQVRTSNSYTLAAALQTELGIHATCYHVNDDIPAIQQLLGSLLDHDVLICTGAVSAGKYDHLPQVLEELGMQQVFHKVQQRPGKPFLFGHFENGPVVFALPGNPVSGFMCCYRYVLPWLKASLQITAGPEPFAVLGTDVHFKPPLTYFMPVRLHPVAGGQFIALPPPYHGSGDLAALLQADGFLELPSEKEYFEKGSSYPVWRFRS from the coding sequence ATGGATGTCATCGCTGCCTATGCTGCTGTCATGGGGATAGCCAGAGACTTCGGAATGGAACAGGTACCATTTACTTCCGCCACCGGAAGGGTACTACGTGAACCCGTTTTATCTGATCGGGACTTCCCCCCTTATGACCGCGTAATGATGGATGGGATCGCCATCAATTTTGAAGCCTATTCCAAAGGACAAATTGTATTTGGCGTAGAAGACATGCAGGCCGCAGGTATGCCCAGAAAGCAACTCGGTAGCATGGCTGATTGTTTGGAAGTTATGACCGGCGCTATTTTGCCGGAACTGACTGATACTGTGATCCAGTACGAACACCTGGAAGTGTCGGAACACGATGGTTTCCGTCGTTTTACTATCAAAGCTGGTGTAGCACAGGGGCAACACATTCACCGTCAGGGTGCCGATGCCGCTGCTGGTCAGGTATTGATCGCTGCAGGCACCCGTATTACTGCTGCCGAAACAGGTGTACTGGCTGCTGTTGGTAAATCGATGGTAAGTGTAAGCCGCCTGCCCAAAGTCGCCATTATAACTACCGGCGATGAACTGGTACCTGTATCAGAAATCCCTGATATACACCAGGTACGTACTTCCAACTCTTATACACTCGCTGCTGCACTACAAACAGAACTGGGTATCCATGCCACCTGTTATCATGTCAATGACGATATACCCGCCATACAACAATTATTAGGATCACTATTAGATCATGATGTATTGATCTGTACGGGAGCTGTCTCTGCTGGTAAATATGATCACCTGCCCCAGGTATTGGAAGAGCTGGGTATGCAGCAGGTATTTCATAAAGTACAACAGCGCCCCGGCAAACCATTCCTGTTTGGACACTTTGAAAATGGCCCTGTGGTTTTTGCATTGCCGGGCAATCCGGTATCCGGGTTCATGTGTTGTTATCGTTATGTTTTGCCATGGTTAAAAGCTTCTTTACAAATTACTGCAGGTCCTGAACCTTTCGCTGTATTGGGTACAGACGTACATTTCAAGCCACCATTGACCTATTTCATGCCTGTTCGTTTGCACCCGGTAGCGGGCGGCCAGTTCATCGCTTTGCCACCACCCTATCATGGTTCCGGAGATCTGGCAGCTTTATTGCAGGCAGATGGGTTTCTGGAATTGCCATCAGAAAAAGAATACTTTGAGAAAGGCAGTAGTTATCCAGTGTGGAGATTCAGATCCTGA
- a CDS encoding DUF1501 domain-containing protein, whose protein sequence is MLILNRRRFLQAGSLASASLFIPKFLKALENSTHAMVPPGNKVLVIIQLSGGNDGLNTVIPYRNDIYYKLRPSLGIQREKALSLTDETGLHPAMVGMKALYDDGGMGILQNVGYPNPDRSHFRSMDIWQSASNSSDYWGNGWVGRYLDAQCKDCDKPVQALEIDDTLSLAMKGEFQKGLAFNDPGRLSSGINAGLYNDLMHQHRDEEPNVDYLYKTLGATLSSANYIQKQFKTYDTKEDYPSTHLGKSLRTISKLIMSDISTKVYYVSHGSFDTHVNQQAQQQNLFKQLDDAVTVFTRDLKNNNRFQDVVVMTFSEFGRRVAQNASNGTDHGTANNMFLIGGGLKQQGLLNDGPDLMNLKDGDLQYKVDFKSVYATLLNKWLGADDKTILKHNYDHLSFI, encoded by the coding sequence ATGCTAATATTGAACAGACGTCGTTTTTTACAAGCGGGCTCGTTGGCATCAGCATCTTTGTTCATACCGAAGTTCCTGAAAGCATTGGAAAACTCAACACATGCCATGGTGCCGCCGGGCAATAAGGTACTTGTCATTATCCAGTTGTCAGGTGGTAATGATGGGTTGAATACCGTAATTCCATATCGCAATGACATCTATTATAAACTCCGGCCCAGCTTAGGTATACAAAGAGAAAAGGCGCTGTCCCTCACAGATGAAACAGGGCTTCATCCTGCTATGGTAGGCATGAAAGCACTGTATGATGATGGCGGTATGGGCATCCTGCAAAATGTAGGTTATCCCAATCCGGATCGTTCGCATTTCCGCTCTATGGATATCTGGCAATCCGCCAGCAACTCTTCTGACTACTGGGGTAATGGTTGGGTAGGCCGCTATCTCGATGCACAATGTAAAGATTGTGATAAACCCGTGCAGGCACTGGAAATCGACGATACATTGAGTCTTGCCATGAAAGGTGAATTCCAGAAAGGATTAGCATTCAATGATCCGGGCAGGTTAAGCAGTGGTATCAATGCAGGATTGTACAATGATCTGATGCATCAGCATCGTGATGAAGAACCTAATGTGGATTATCTGTACAAAACACTGGGCGCTACCTTATCATCTGCCAATTATATTCAAAAGCAATTTAAAACATACGACACCAAAGAAGATTATCCTTCCACCCATTTGGGTAAGAGCCTGCGTACCATTTCAAAGCTGATCATGTCCGACATCAGTACCAAAGTATATTATGTATCTCATGGTAGTTTTGATACACACGTAAATCAACAGGCACAGCAACAAAACCTCTTCAAACAACTGGACGATGCAGTGACAGTATTTACAAGAGACCTGAAGAACAATAACCGTTTTCAGGATGTGGTGGTCATGACCTTCTCAGAATTTGGCCGAAGAGTGGCGCAGAACGCCAGCAATGGCACAGACCATGGTACTGCGAATAACATGTTCCTGATAGGTGGTGGATTAAAACAACAGGGTTTATTGAACGATGGTCCTGATCTGATGAATCTGAAAGACGGAGATCTGCAATACAAAGTTGATTTCAAGAGTGTATATGCCACGCTGCTCAACAAATGGTTGGGTGCAGATGACAAAACAATTTTAAAACACAACTACGATCATTTATCATTTATTTAG
- a CDS encoding DUF1800 domain-containing protein, with the protein MVPEKLQMQHLAWRAGFGERYPVIADWTHKRRKQIVSKILIGPAKDETTPIKIIDQSDLPDYRKKKDLDADTRKMVQQMNTQGIKDLNVSWVDEMVHSTHPLREKMALFWHGHFACRTQNVLFNQQLLNVIRVNALGNFGDLLTAVSKTPAMLQFLNNQQNRKAHPNENFAREVMELFTMGRGNYTEQDVKESARAFTGWAFDDDGNFVFREKTHDEGVKNILGKEGNFNGDDVLKILLEKKATAQFITAKIYKFFVDEETPDPEKINTLADKFYNAGYDIKELMRNIFMADWFYDSKLIGNHIKSPIELLVGFRRTIPVDFDREEVMISFQQVLGQTLFYPPNVAGWPGGRNWIDSSSLMYRMQLPSMILYEKDFNIQPKEITPEMGMGSYKATQQVNDAAKKQYARMIKGIIHWDDYIGEYNDVKRENLATTIADTLLQNSKNVSRQILENYADVTSREQFIKTVTIAVMSTPEYQLC; encoded by the coding sequence ATGGTCCCTGAAAAATTGCAGATGCAGCACCTCGCATGGAGGGCCGGCTTTGGAGAACGCTATCCTGTTATAGCTGATTGGACCCACAAGCGCCGTAAACAAATTGTAAGCAAGATCCTTATTGGTCCTGCTAAAGATGAGACGACTCCCATCAAGATCATTGACCAGTCCGACCTACCTGATTACAGGAAGAAAAAAGACCTGGATGCAGATACCCGCAAGATGGTGCAGCAAATGAATACGCAAGGTATCAAAGACCTGAACGTATCATGGGTAGATGAGATGGTGCACAGTACACATCCATTAAGAGAAAAAATGGCCCTCTTCTGGCATGGACACTTCGCCTGTCGCACACAGAATGTACTGTTCAACCAACAATTGCTGAATGTGATCAGGGTCAATGCCCTGGGCAATTTTGGAGACTTACTCACCGCTGTCTCCAAGACGCCTGCCATGTTGCAGTTCCTGAATAATCAACAAAACAGGAAAGCACATCCCAATGAAAACTTCGCTCGTGAAGTGATGGAGCTATTCACCATGGGTCGTGGTAACTATACTGAACAGGATGTGAAAGAATCGGCCAGAGCCTTCACCGGATGGGCTTTTGATGATGACGGTAACTTTGTGTTCAGGGAAAAGACGCATGATGAAGGGGTGAAAAATATTCTTGGCAAAGAAGGGAACTTCAATGGTGATGATGTATTGAAAATTCTCTTAGAGAAAAAAGCGACTGCACAATTCATCACTGCGAAGATTTATAAATTCTTTGTAGATGAAGAAACACCTGACCCTGAAAAGATCAACACCCTCGCAGATAAATTTTATAATGCTGGTTACGACATCAAAGAACTGATGCGCAACATCTTTATGGCAGACTGGTTTTACGATAGTAAATTGATCGGGAACCATATCAAATCGCCCATTGAATTGCTGGTTGGTTTTCGCAGAACGATCCCTGTTGATTTTGACAGGGAAGAAGTGATGATCTCCTTTCAACAGGTATTGGGTCAGACTTTATTTTACCCGCCAAACGTAGCCGGATGGCCCGGTGGCCGTAACTGGATAGATAGTTCCAGTTTAATGTATCGCATGCAGTTACCATCTATGATTCTCTATGAAAAGGATTTCAATATCCAGCCCAAAGAGATCACGCCAGAAATGGGGATGGGAAGTTACAAAGCCACCCAGCAGGTAAATGATGCAGCGAAAAAACAATATGCCAGAATGATCAAAGGCATTATTCATTGGGACGATTACATAGGAGAATACAATGATGTAAAACGCGAAAACCTGGCTACTACCATTGCGGATACGCTCCTGCAAAATAGTAAGAACGTAAGCAGGCAGATACTGGAAAACTACGCGGACGTTACATCCAGAGAACAATTTATAAAGACAGTCACCATCGCTGTGATGAGTACACCCGAATATCAATTGTGTTAA
- a CDS encoding OPT family oligopeptide transporter, which yields MFGIIFGAATVYLALKAGLTVSASIPIAVIAITLGRRFFKTTILENNIIQTTGSAGESIAAGVVFTLPGFLFLSDHNGDQYFNYITILILAIFGGILGTLMMIPLRRSLIVKEHETLPYPEGTACGDVLIAGEKGGDFAKTAFYGLGFAVVYAVFQKVFHVISETPAYMTKQVNKFFPSAKISADITPEYLGVGYIIGPRIAGVLVAGGVLSWLVLIPLLASLLPGDLIATQLVKLGYLANLATPGGKGNWNPATHTFTDYSAAIYFAYVRQIGAGAVAAGGFITLIKTIPTIISSFKGSLGSLKKGEATGAANVEVPRTEKDLNVKLVLFGSIGLIILMAFLPQLPGQSIGQKLLVGLLVVIFGAFFVTVSSRIVGLIGSSNNPISGMTIATLMGTCLVFIAVGWSGKLYEPMALVVGGMICIAAANAGGTSQDLKSGYIVGATPMYQQLSLFIGAIVSSIVIGLTVKFLDKPTAVMIANGVTDHAIGSTYFPAPQGTLMATLAKGILSKNLDWQFVLVGVFLSIVMELCGIKSLSFAVGAYLPLSTTLPIAIGGAIRGVVDSKNKKKNVKVSAEEEELGKGNLFATGLVAGGAVAGVIIAIMAGFNSTAGALDAMNMENALSGALGEEGYYILGVLGFAFMGWVLYRIATRNKEAGA from the coding sequence ATGTTTGGTATTATATTCGGTGCCGCCACGGTGTATCTTGCGCTGAAAGCGGGTTTAACGGTTTCTGCGTCTATCCCGATTGCAGTGATTGCCATTACACTGGGCCGGAGATTCTTTAAGACCACGATTCTGGAAAACAACATTATTCAGACTACAGGTTCAGCAGGTGAATCCATTGCTGCGGGTGTAGTATTTACGTTACCTGGCTTCCTGTTCTTATCTGACCACAATGGTGATCAGTATTTTAATTACATCACGATCCTCATCCTCGCCATCTTTGGTGGTATCCTGGGTACATTGATGATGATCCCCCTTCGCCGGTCACTGATCGTAAAAGAGCACGAAACCCTGCCATACCCTGAAGGTACTGCCTGTGGCGATGTACTTATAGCCGGTGAAAAAGGCGGTGACTTTGCCAAAACAGCTTTCTATGGTCTGGGCTTTGCAGTAGTATATGCCGTGTTCCAAAAGGTATTTCACGTGATTTCGGAAACACCTGCCTATATGACCAAACAGGTCAACAAATTCTTCCCTTCTGCTAAAATAAGTGCTGACATCACCCCTGAATACCTGGGTGTTGGTTATATCATTGGGCCCCGCATTGCTGGTGTACTGGTAGCGGGTGGTGTATTGTCCTGGTTGGTATTGATCCCATTGCTGGCTAGTTTACTGCCTGGTGACCTGATCGCTACCCAGCTGGTAAAACTGGGTTACCTCGCTAACCTGGCTACGCCTGGTGGTAAAGGTAACTGGAATCCTGCTACACATACTTTTACGGATTACTCTGCCGCTATCTACTTTGCCTATGTACGCCAGATAGGCGCTGGTGCCGTAGCAGCAGGCGGTTTCATCACGCTGATCAAAACCATTCCTACCATCATCTCTTCTTTCAAAGGTAGCCTTGGTTCCCTGAAGAAAGGTGAAGCTACAGGTGCTGCAAATGTTGAAGTACCACGTACAGAAAAAGACCTGAATGTGAAGCTGGTATTGTTTGGTAGCATTGGCCTGATCATCCTGATGGCATTCCTGCCCCAGTTGCCAGGTCAGTCTATTGGTCAGAAACTGCTGGTAGGTTTGCTGGTGGTAATATTCGGTGCATTCTTCGTAACTGTATCCAGCCGTATCGTAGGTTTGATTGGTTCTTCGAACAACCCTATTTCAGGTATGACTATCGCTACACTGATGGGTACCTGCCTGGTATTTATTGCTGTGGGTTGGAGCGGCAAATTATATGAACCAATGGCACTGGTAGTAGGTGGTATGATCTGTATCGCCGCTGCGAATGCAGGTGGTACATCGCAGGATCTGAAGTCTGGTTACATCGTGGGTGCTACTCCTATGTACCAGCAGTTGTCACTGTTTATTGGTGCGATCGTATCCTCTATCGTAATTGGTCTGACAGTGAAATTCCTCGACAAACCTACTGCTGTAATGATTGCGAATGGGGTCACTGACCACGCAATTGGTAGTACTTATTTCCCTGCACCACAGGGTACGCTGATGGCTACATTAGCGAAAGGTATTCTCTCTAAAAACCTTGACTGGCAGTTTGTACTGGTAGGCGTATTCCTCTCTATCGTAATGGAGCTGTGTGGTATTAAATCACTGTCCTTTGCGGTAGGTGCTTATCTGCCATTATCTACGACTTTACCAATTGCAATTGGTGGCGCTATTCGTGGTGTGGTAGATTCAAAAAACAAGAAGAAGAATGTGAAGGTTTCTGCTGAAGAAGAAGAGCTGGGCAAAGGAAACCTGTTTGCCACCGGCCTGGTAGCTGGTGGTGCGGTCGCTGGTGTGATCATTGCGATTATGGCGGGCTTCAATAGTACTGCAGGTGCCCTGGATGCCATGAATATGGAAAATGCACTCTCTGGTGCATTGGGCGAAGAAGGTTATTATATACTCGGTGTATTAGGATTTGCATTCATGGGATGGGTGCTGTATCGCATCGCCACAAGAAATAAAGAAGCAGGCGCTTAA